The Helianthus annuus cultivar XRQ/B chromosome 16, HanXRQr2.0-SUNRISE, whole genome shotgun sequence genome includes a window with the following:
- the LOC110919002 gene encoding uncharacterized protein LOC110919002 — protein MSDGNDDNPVQTSTEQMKEIIAEEVGKAMEGSLSGFIDKIQSTVLSLVEERVKRLEDTVNLMKDKTGERKGCSYKEFMACKPPIYNGEVDPIICQRWLSDVEGVFERTHCDVGGFVAYGTGQLRNQAKDWWDNKKKEIGAEAARVMTWDEFKVPFLKHYSPKAVINRIKEEFIQLRQRGESIDKITSIFMDKLRFCDELVTTEEQKIYYYYNMLSAEYREFMTPSKYETLTEIINVAREREIELKKQVERGERRAHDVNPSPTKKARTGESGKKVDTKGGSPSCKVCGKGHKGECRFKDKPCPICNKTGHTASLCPGKVSVCYKCYQPGHKKSECPDLVGKRDVKESPTEAPKAKARSF, from the coding sequence atgtctGATGGAAACGATGATAATCCGGTGCAAacaagcaccgaacaaatgaaagaaatAATTGCCGAAGAAGTAGGGAAGGCAATGGAAGGTAGTCTATCCGGGTTTATAGACAAGATTCAAAGCACGGTATTGTCGCTTGTTGAAGAGCGAGTTAAAAGGTTGGAGGATACTGTCAACCTTATGAAAGACAAAACTGGAGAACGTAAAGGGTGCTCATACAAAGAattcatggcgtgtaaaccgccaatctaTAACGGGGAAGTCGACCCAATAATTTGCCAAAGATGGTTGAGTGATGTCGAAGGAGTGTTTGAACGAACCCACTGCGACGTGGGTGGCTTTGTTGCTTACGGAACTGGCCAATTGAGAAatcaagccaaggattggtgggacaatAAGAAGAAAGAGATCGGAGCCGAAGCGGCAAGGGTTATGACTTGGGATGAGTTTAAGGTGCCGTTCCTTAAACACTATAGCCCCAAGGCAGTTATCAACAGGATCAAAGAGGAATTTATCCAGTTAAGACAAAGGGGGGAATCAATTGACAAGATCACGAGCATCTTCATGGATAAGTTGAGGTTTTGTGACGAGTTAGTCACCACTGAAGAGCAGAAGATATATTATTATTACAACATGTTAAGTGCTGAAtatagggagtttatgactccttcaaaatacgagacccttaccgaaaTCATTAACGTTGCACGGGAACGGGAAATTGAGTTGAAGAAGCAAGTCGAAAGAGGTGAGCGAAGGGCACAtgatgtgaatccaagccctacaaagaaagcCCGAACGGGAGAATCGGGAAAGAAGGTGGATACTAAGGGTGGGTCGCCAAGTTGTAAAGTGTGCGGGAAGGGGCACAAAGGGGAGTGTCGGTTCAAAGACAAGCCATGCCCCATATGCAATAAGACGGGGCACACGGCCTCGCTATGCCCGGGAAAAGTCTCTGTTTGTTACAAATGTTATCAACCCGGCCACAAAAAGTCCGAATGTCCGGACTTAGTTGGAAAGAGAGATGTTAAAGAATCTCCAACAGAAGCTCCCAAAGCGAAGGCGAGATCCTTCTAA